A genomic stretch from Streptomyces venezuelae ATCC 10712 includes:
- a CDS encoding RRQRL motif-containing zinc-binding protein, which yields MSILPVYPWRLAPEGLATFRQLRALGLRPGGQPVVAQLERPRRRRGPLVAFLYQIDLAAPVRPMTPARWAALERANAARRVCPECGRDAGYRIPPSLGMCTPCAYPATSAA from the coding sequence ATGAGCATCCTCCCCGTCTACCCGTGGCGGCTCGCCCCGGAGGGGCTGGCGACGTTCCGGCAGCTCCGCGCGCTGGGGCTCCGCCCGGGTGGTCAGCCGGTCGTGGCCCAGCTCGAACGCCCCCGCCGCCGGCGCGGACCGCTGGTCGCCTTCCTCTACCAGATCGACCTCGCTGCGCCGGTCCGGCCGATGACTCCGGCCCGGTGGGCGGCGCTGGAGCGGGCGAACGCCGCCCGGCGGGTCTGCCCCGAGTGCGGGCGGGACGCCGGGTACCGCATCCCGCCCTCGCTCGGCATGTGCACCCCCTGCGCCTACCCCGCGACGTCCGCCGCCTGA
- a CDS encoding DUF6251 family protein, which produces MNNLPEPVRVVQLPDGTYTYADHRPTSIQPNAVPHVVHQHIHQAPPDRTVQRIALGSGIGAGTVAAGVYFGPLLVGALTAIAANLALLAFLAAVLAWGVVSVVKSVGGTDGKAAAKTLAKTRKRR; this is translated from the coding sequence ATGAACAACCTCCCTGAGCCGGTCCGAGTCGTGCAGCTCCCGGACGGCACCTACACGTACGCCGACCACCGTCCCACCTCTATCCAGCCCAACGCCGTGCCGCACGTGGTCCACCAGCACATCCACCAGGCGCCACCGGACCGGACGGTGCAGCGGATAGCGCTCGGCTCCGGTATCGGCGCCGGCACGGTGGCCGCCGGGGTCTACTTCGGCCCGCTGCTGGTCGGGGCGCTGACCGCGATCGCCGCGAACCTGGCCCTGCTCGCGTTCCTCGCCGCAGTCCTCGCCTGGGGCGTCGTCTCCGTCGTGAAGTCGGTCGGTGGGACGGACGGCAAGGCCGCCGCCAAGACCCTCGCCAAGACGCGCAAGCGCCGCTGA
- a CDS encoding DUF6257 family protein, whose translation MAGKKNEYDPKHPPLTTGEKAKFAWYVGRMAKRGLAGESVYQGDLEAKVDRILDGARERAEKDAKRK comes from the coding sequence ATGGCCGGCAAGAAGAACGAGTACGACCCGAAGCATCCCCCGCTCACCACCGGCGAGAAGGCGAAGTTCGCCTGGTACGTCGGCCGGATGGCCAAGCGGGGACTGGCGGGCGAGTCCGTCTACCAGGGCGACCTGGAAGCGAAGGTCGACCGCATCCTCGACGGCGCCCGCGAGCGCGCCGAGAAGGACGCCAAGCGCAAGTAG
- a CDS encoding cell division protein FtsK — translation MKHPDDDHELFTRLEAEMADDEWADHDADVVDLDKARAARETLPIADPEEPETDRVVVDRPTPVAAGPGYLGRLAGAKRRDVIPVWLRSAAELRTAAGWVARHYTHTVGYHALRAPVYAARLGLQSPVGAARFVGGAMRWVTDREGEAVRLAAVRREDAAEYLRLSAQRDSRVRLRGIIAALALFVGLMTALAVYVLAPGWVQAVSVGTVLLALGAAGRKADSPVAHRAVELPRAARLTSDIVLRALGALGIPAINQAQGKGRDGFEFTAPITRDGPGWRAEGNLPYGVTVTDVIERRERLASGLRRPLGCVWPEPASEEHPGRMVLWVGDQDLTKAKKPAWPLAKSGSVDLFKSVAYGTDQRGRWVDVTLMYIAGVIGAIPRMGKTFLLRLLLLIAALDPRAELHTYDMKGTGDLDPVGNAVSHRHAAGDDDEAIEYALADFRALREELRRRTGVIRSLPRDICPENKVTSQLADKASLGLHPVVIGVDECQVLFEHPAHGKEFEEIATDLVKRGPATGIVLLLATQRPDAKSLPTGISANAGARWCLKVMGQTENDMVLGTSAYKRGVRATMFAWGDKGIHYFVGEGSDARIVSSVYVDAPGAEAIAARARTTRKKAGLLTGYAAGEAAEVVTGPAYDLLADILAVVPAAETKVWSETVVARLAELRPDVYGGWEPDALAAALKPHGITTVQVGRRVEGKVVNRRGITRAHITTTVAERDGKRDAS, via the coding sequence GTGAAGCACCCCGACGACGACCACGAGCTGTTCACCCGGCTGGAAGCCGAGATGGCCGACGATGAATGGGCCGACCACGACGCCGATGTGGTCGACCTGGACAAGGCCCGCGCCGCCCGCGAGACGCTCCCGATCGCCGACCCGGAGGAGCCGGAGACCGATCGGGTGGTGGTCGACCGGCCGACCCCGGTCGCGGCCGGTCCGGGCTACCTCGGTCGACTGGCCGGAGCCAAGCGCCGGGACGTGATTCCGGTCTGGCTGCGGTCGGCCGCTGAATTGCGCACCGCCGCCGGGTGGGTGGCCCGCCACTACACCCACACCGTCGGATACCACGCGCTGCGCGCCCCGGTCTACGCGGCCCGGCTCGGGCTGCAATCGCCCGTGGGCGCCGCCCGGTTCGTCGGCGGTGCGATGCGCTGGGTGACCGACCGCGAGGGTGAGGCGGTCCGGCTCGCCGCCGTGCGGCGCGAGGACGCCGCCGAGTACCTGCGGCTGTCCGCACAGCGCGACAGCCGAGTGCGACTGCGCGGCATCATCGCCGCCCTCGCCCTGTTCGTCGGTCTGATGACCGCGCTCGCCGTCTACGTCCTGGCCCCGGGCTGGGTGCAGGCGGTGTCGGTGGGCACGGTGCTGCTCGCCCTGGGTGCGGCCGGCCGGAAGGCGGACAGCCCGGTCGCCCACCGCGCGGTGGAGCTGCCGCGGGCGGCCAGGCTGACCTCCGACATCGTGCTCCGCGCGCTCGGAGCGCTCGGCATTCCGGCGATCAACCAGGCGCAGGGCAAGGGGCGGGACGGGTTCGAGTTCACCGCCCCGATCACCCGCGACGGCCCCGGCTGGCGTGCCGAGGGCAACCTCCCCTACGGCGTCACGGTCACCGACGTCATCGAGCGCCGCGAGCGTCTCGCCTCCGGCCTCAGGCGTCCGCTCGGCTGCGTGTGGCCCGAGCCCGCGTCCGAGGAACACCCCGGCCGCATGGTCCTCTGGGTCGGCGACCAGGACCTGACCAAAGCGAAGAAGCCCGCGTGGCCGCTGGCCAAGTCCGGGTCTGTGGACCTGTTCAAGTCCGTGGCGTACGGCACCGACCAGCGCGGACGCTGGGTCGACGTCACCCTCATGTACATCGCGGGGGTGATCGGCGCGATCCCCCGCATGGGCAAGACGTTCCTCCTGCGGCTGCTGCTGCTCATCGCCGCGCTCGACCCGCGCGCCGAGCTGCACACCTACGACATGAAGGGCACCGGCGACCTCGACCCGGTCGGCAACGCCGTCTCCCACCGGCACGCCGCCGGCGACGACGACGAGGCCATCGAGTACGCGCTCGCCGACTTCCGCGCGCTGCGTGAGGAACTGCGCCGCCGCACCGGGGTGATCCGCTCCCTGCCCCGGGACATCTGCCCGGAGAACAAGGTCACCTCCCAGCTCGCGGACAAGGCCTCCCTGGGCCTGCACCCGGTCGTGATCGGTGTGGACGAGTGCCAGGTGCTCTTCGAGCATCCCGCGCACGGCAAGGAGTTCGAGGAGATCGCCACCGACCTCGTCAAGCGCGGCCCGGCCACCGGGATCGTGCTGCTGCTCGCCACTCAGCGGCCCGACGCGAAGTCCCTGCCCACGGGCATCTCGGCGAACGCCGGCGCCCGCTGGTGTCTCAAGGTCATGGGGCAGACCGAGAACGACATGGTCCTGGGCACCTCCGCCTACAAGCGCGGGGTGCGGGCCACGATGTTCGCCTGGGGCGACAAGGGCATCCACTACTTCGTCGGCGAGGGCTCCGACGCGAGGATCGTCTCCTCCGTCTACGTCGACGCCCCCGGCGCCGAGGCGATCGCCGCCCGCGCCCGCACCACCCGCAAGAAGGCCGGACTCCTCACCGGCTACGCGGCCGGGGAGGCGGCGGAGGTCGTGACCGGCCCGGCCTACGACCTGCTCGCCGACATCCTCGCCGTCGTCCCCGCCGCCGAGACCAAGGTGTGGTCCGAGACCGTCGTCGCCCGCCTCGCCGAACTGCGCCCCGACGTCTACGGCGGATGGGAGCCCGACGCGCTCGCCGCCGCCCTCAAGCCGCACGGCATCACCACCGTCCAGGTCGGCCGCCGGGTGGAGGGCAAGGTCGTCAACCGGCGGGGCATCACCCGCGCCCACATCACCACCACCGTCGCGGAGCGTGACGGAAAGCGAGACGCGAGCTGA
- a CDS encoding bifunctional DNA primase/polymerase — MNSIPTTALGLAESGLPVLPLRADKRPFGNCPECEDLACGGRPNMATPGPCVCPWPCHGWAAATTDSTVLASPQWTAAWRRARTIGYHPGGADVTVVDLDNPAAVDWARAALPPTATVATTRGEHWIYRGAMRSVNGVRPGVDLKSLMSYARWLGPGNGTLTNLPDVVRALAEKAPTAVRPAPRAVAVPAPAGGGSCRHRTPAYLERGIAMAEQRITDATSAVHATVYRTFLAVLSAHGRCGCLTEAHVGRLFTAAQAKGESPRHCTDAWTNAQTVLGM; from the coding sequence GTGAACAGCATCCCCACCACCGCCCTGGGCCTCGCCGAGAGCGGGCTGCCGGTCCTGCCGCTGCGGGCCGACAAGCGCCCGTTCGGGAACTGCCCCGAGTGTGAGGACCTGGCCTGCGGCGGCCGGCCGAACATGGCCACCCCCGGGCCGTGTGTCTGCCCGTGGCCGTGCCACGGCTGGGCCGCCGCCACCACCGACTCGACCGTTCTCGCCTCCCCGCAGTGGACGGCTGCTTGGCGCCGCGCCCGGACGATCGGCTACCACCCCGGCGGCGCCGACGTGACCGTGGTCGACCTCGACAACCCGGCCGCCGTCGACTGGGCCCGCGCCGCCCTGCCGCCCACCGCGACGGTGGCCACCACGCGCGGGGAGCACTGGATCTACCGGGGCGCCATGCGGTCGGTGAACGGCGTCCGACCCGGAGTCGACCTCAAGTCCCTTATGTCCTACGCCCGCTGGCTCGGCCCAGGCAACGGCACCCTGACGAACCTGCCGGACGTGGTGCGCGCGCTCGCCGAGAAGGCGCCCACCGCCGTCCGGCCCGCGCCCCGTGCGGTCGCGGTGCCCGCGCCGGCCGGGGGCGGGTCGTGCCGCCACCGGACGCCCGCCTACCTGGAGCGCGGTATCGCCATGGCCGAGCAGCGCATCACCGACGCCACGAGCGCGGTCCACGCCACGGTGTACCGCACGTTCCTCGCGGTGCTGTCCGCGCACGGACGGTGCGGCTGTCTCACCGAGGCGCACGTCGGCCGCCTGTTCACCGCCGCGCAGGCCAAGGGTGAGTCCCCCCGGCACTGCACGGACGCGTGGACCAATGCCCAGACCGTGCTGGGGATGTGA
- a CDS encoding helix-turn-helix transcriptional regulator encodes MASAVTALRAGLPDRYLTPDDIAELFGVPLETVYHWRKQRTGPPGFRVGRHVRYDPAAVRAWVAQQSEFDAAA; translated from the coding sequence ATGGCATCCGCCGTCACCGCCCTGCGGGCGGGACTCCCCGACCGTTACCTCACCCCCGACGACATCGCCGAGCTGTTCGGCGTCCCCCTGGAGACCGTCTACCACTGGCGCAAGCAGCGCACCGGACCGCCCGGATTCCGCGTGGGTCGGCACGTCCGCTACGACCCCGCCGCCGTCCGAGCGTGGGTAGCCCAGCAGAGCGAGTTCGACGCCGCCGCCTGA
- a CDS encoding tyrosine-type recombinase/integrase → MAGHVQDRWYKTETDADGKERRVKTDRYGIGMRYRARYIGPDGTEKSKSFPNKKKRLAEKWLSTTEADMSRGRYIDPSAGRITFRQYGEKWLASQTTDPTTRTTVGVHLRLHAFPYLGTRPIDSFRPEHIREWLAALEKPLPVSSYRRVIFASVSAVLAAAVDDELLAKNPCRSRSVRAPAPGDPRVRPWTPERVFAIRAALPKRYQAMVDVGGGCGLRQGEIFGLAEEHVRFDTGWLHVANQVKVVNGHLVFGPPKRGKERDVPLPRQVARVLREHAEEFPPVDVSLPWLKPDGPLVTKRLFFSLTGGGAVRRTDFNTRVWKLALVRAGVIPEPKEGERHQAAREHGMHALRHFYASVLLDAGENIKALSTYLGHGDPGFTLRVYTHLMPSSDGRARRAVDGLYEGPGSAPDGPGTAQGE, encoded by the coding sequence ATGGCCGGCCACGTGCAGGACCGCTGGTACAAGACCGAGACCGACGCCGACGGCAAGGAGCGCCGGGTCAAGACCGACCGCTACGGCATCGGCATGCGTTATCGGGCCCGCTACATCGGCCCCGACGGCACCGAGAAGTCCAAGAGCTTCCCGAACAAGAAGAAGCGGCTCGCCGAGAAGTGGCTCTCCACCACCGAGGCCGACATGTCCCGGGGGCGGTACATCGATCCGTCCGCCGGGCGGATCACGTTCCGGCAGTACGGCGAGAAGTGGCTCGCCTCCCAGACCACGGACCCGACGACACGCACGACGGTGGGCGTCCACCTTCGGCTGCACGCGTTCCCGTACCTCGGGACGCGGCCGATCGACTCGTTCCGGCCCGAGCACATCCGCGAGTGGCTCGCGGCACTGGAGAAGCCCCTGCCCGTCTCCTCGTACCGCCGGGTCATCTTCGCAAGCGTCTCGGCCGTGCTCGCTGCGGCCGTGGACGACGAGCTGCTCGCCAAGAACCCGTGCAGGTCCCGTTCGGTCCGGGCGCCGGCGCCTGGTGATCCCCGGGTAAGGCCGTGGACACCGGAGCGGGTGTTCGCCATTCGCGCGGCGCTCCCCAAGCGCTATCAGGCGATGGTCGACGTCGGCGGCGGTTGCGGTCTCCGCCAAGGCGAGATCTTCGGCCTGGCCGAGGAGCACGTCAGGTTCGACACCGGCTGGCTCCACGTCGCGAATCAGGTGAAGGTCGTCAACGGGCATCTCGTCTTCGGCCCGCCGAAGCGCGGAAAGGAGCGGGACGTCCCGCTCCCCCGTCAGGTCGCCCGCGTTCTCCGCGAGCACGCCGAGGAATTCCCACCCGTCGACGTCTCCCTGCCGTGGCTGAAGCCGGACGGACCACTCGTCACGAAGCGGCTGTTCTTCTCACTCACCGGCGGCGGCGCCGTGCGGCGGACCGACTTCAACACCCGTGTGTGGAAGCTCGCCCTCGTCCGGGCCGGCGTCATTCCGGAGCCCAAGGAGGGCGAGCGGCACCAGGCGGCCCGCGAGCACGGAATGCACGCGCTGCGGCACTTCTACGCGTCCGTGCTCCTCGACGCCGGCGAGAACATCAAGGCCCTCAGCACGTACCTCGGTCACGGCGACCCCGGGTTCACGCTCCGGGTCTACACGCACCTGATGCCGAGCAGCGACGGGCGGGCCCGACGGGCCGTGGACGGACTCTATGAGGGGCCCGGTTCCGCCCCTGACGGCCCAGGGACGGCCCAGGGCGAGTGA
- a CDS encoding glutamine synthetase family protein, with protein sequence MDKQQEFVLRTLEERDIRFVRLWFTDVLGFLKSVAVAPAELEQAFDEGIGFDGSAIEGFARVYESDMIAKPDPGTFQILPWRAEAPGTARMFCDILMPDGSPSFADPRYVLKRALAKTSDLGFTFYTHPEIEFFLLKDKPLDGTRPTPADNSGYFDHTPQNVGMDFRRQAITMLESMGISVEFSHHEGAPGQQEIDLRYADALSTADNIMTFRLVMKQVALEQGVQATFMPKPFSDYPGSGMHTHLSLFEGDRNAFYESGAEYQLSKVGRSFIAGLLKHAGEISAVTNQWVNSYKRIWGGSSRTAGSGGEAPSYICWGHNNRSALIRVPMYKPGKTGSSRVEVRSIDSGANPYLTYAVLLAAGLKGIEEGYELPAGADDDVWALSDAERRAMGIEPLPQNLGEAIALMEKSELVAETLGEHVFDFFLRNKKQEWEEYRSEVTAFELRKNLPVL encoded by the coding sequence ATGGACAAGCAGCAGGAATTCGTGCTCCGTACGCTCGAGGAGCGCGACATCCGCTTCGTACGCCTGTGGTTCACCGACGTGCTCGGTTTCCTCAAGTCGGTGGCCGTGGCGCCCGCCGAGCTGGAGCAGGCCTTCGACGAGGGCATCGGCTTCGACGGCTCCGCGATCGAGGGCTTCGCCCGCGTCTACGAGTCGGACATGATCGCCAAGCCCGACCCGGGGACCTTCCAGATCCTGCCGTGGCGCGCCGAGGCACCGGGCACGGCCCGGATGTTCTGCGACATCCTCATGCCCGACGGCTCGCCGTCCTTCGCGGACCCCCGGTACGTCCTGAAGCGGGCCCTGGCCAAGACCTCGGACCTGGGCTTCACCTTCTACACCCACCCCGAGATCGAGTTCTTCCTGCTGAAGGACAAGCCGCTGGACGGCACCCGCCCCACCCCGGCGGACAACTCGGGCTACTTCGACCACACCCCGCAGAACGTGGGCATGGACTTCCGCCGCCAGGCGATCACGATGCTCGAATCGATGGGCATCTCGGTGGAGTTCAGCCACCACGAGGGCGCGCCGGGCCAGCAGGAGATCGACCTGCGGTACGCGGACGCGCTGTCCACGGCCGACAACATCATGACCTTCCGCCTGGTCATGAAGCAGGTCGCGCTGGAGCAGGGCGTCCAGGCCACCTTCATGCCGAAGCCGTTCTCGGACTACCCCGGCTCGGGCATGCACACCCACCTGTCGCTCTTCGAGGGCGACCGGAACGCCTTCTACGAGTCGGGCGCCGAGTACCAGCTGTCGAAGGTCGGCCGCTCCTTCATCGCGGGCCTCCTGAAGCACGCGGGCGAGATCTCCGCCGTCACCAACCAGTGGGTCAACTCCTACAAGCGCATCTGGGGCGGCTCGTCCCGCACCGCCGGCTCGGGCGGCGAGGCCCCCTCGTACATCTGCTGGGGCCACAACAACCGTTCCGCCCTCATCCGCGTCCCCATGTACAAGCCGGGCAAGACGGGCTCGTCCCGCGTCGAGGTCCGCTCCATCGACTCGGGCGCCAACCCGTACCTGACCTACGCGGTCCTCCTCGCCGCCGGCCTCAAGGGCATCGAGGAGGGCTACGAACTCCCGGCGGGCGCCGACGACGACGTCTGGGCCCTCTCCGACGCGGAGCGCCGCGCGATGGGCATCGAACCGCTCCCGCAGAACCTGGGCGAGGCGATCGCCCTGATGGAGAAGAGCGAACTGGTCGCGGAGACCCTCGGCGAGCACGTCTTCGACTTCTTCCTCCGCAACAAGAAGCAGGAGTGGGAGGAGTACCGCTCCGAGGTCACCGCCTTCGAACTGCGGAAGAACCTGCCGGTGCTGTAG
- a CDS encoding DUF3105 domain-containing protein, translating into MAAKSSANADRRARIEEMRRAEQARERRNRLITIGISGVVVLGLVGFGTFVLMKKSDEQDKKDAAAKAPIAAEKSWDAAKLGRNHVETAVKYDMKPPVGGDHHPVWMNCDGVVYKKAIAEVNAVHSLEHGAVWVTYNKKAAADDVKKLEEKVGKTKYTLMSPVDDQAGAIMLSAWGKQVTVDNASDPRIDAFFTKYVQGTQTPEPGAACTGGLAQ; encoded by the coding sequence ATGGCCGCCAAGAGCTCCGCCAACGCCGACCGCCGCGCCCGAATAGAGGAGATGCGCCGCGCCGAGCAGGCCCGTGAGCGCCGCAACCGCCTCATCACGATCGGCATCTCGGGCGTCGTCGTCCTGGGTCTCGTCGGCTTCGGCACCTTCGTGCTGATGAAGAAGTCCGACGAGCAGGACAAGAAGGACGCCGCCGCGAAGGCGCCGATCGCCGCCGAGAAGTCGTGGGACGCCGCGAAGCTCGGCCGCAACCACGTCGAGACGGCCGTGAAGTACGACATGAAGCCGCCGGTCGGCGGTGACCACCACCCGGTCTGGATGAACTGCGACGGCGTGGTCTACAAGAAGGCCATCGCCGAGGTGAACGCGGTGCACTCGCTGGAGCACGGCGCCGTCTGGGTGACGTACAACAAGAAGGCCGCCGCCGACGACGTGAAGAAGCTCGAGGAGAAGGTCGGCAAGACGAAGTACACGCTGATGAGCCCGGTGGACGACCAGGCCGGCGCCATCATGCTCTCCGCCTGGGGCAAGCAGGTCACCGTGGACAACGCGAGCGACCCGCGGATCGACGCCTTCTTCACCAAGTACGTGCAGGGTACGCAGACCCCCGAGCCCGGTGCGGCCTGCACCGGCGGGCTCGCCCAGTGA
- a CDS encoding DUF305 domain-containing protein, whose amino-acid sequence MSADEEFPAPEPSRRTDRTRWAAVTAVALALLFAGGAVTVASAEREEAPRTPTSLSADAGFARDMAVHHQQAVEMSFIVRDRTQDEEVRRLAYDIANTQANQRGMMLGWLDLWGLPKVESGVEPMTWMGMGGSGDTGPLDGALMPGMATNAQLDELRKASGREAEVLYLKLMTEHHRGGVHMAEGCVQRCSVEIERGLAQGMVDAQKSEMLLMADMLRKRGA is encoded by the coding sequence GTGAGCGCGGACGAGGAGTTCCCGGCGCCGGAACCCTCCCGGCGTACGGACCGGACGCGGTGGGCGGCGGTCACCGCCGTCGCGCTCGCGCTGCTCTTCGCCGGGGGCGCGGTCACCGTCGCCTCCGCCGAGCGGGAGGAGGCCCCGCGGACGCCCACGTCGCTGTCCGCGGACGCCGGTTTCGCCCGTGACATGGCCGTCCACCACCAGCAGGCCGTCGAGATGTCGTTCATCGTCCGGGACCGCACCCAGGACGAGGAGGTGCGCCGCCTCGCGTACGACATCGCCAACACCCAGGCCAACCAGCGGGGCATGATGCTCGGCTGGCTCGACCTGTGGGGGCTGCCCAAGGTCGAGTCCGGCGTCGAGCCGATGACCTGGATGGGCATGGGCGGCTCCGGCGACACCGGTCCGCTCGACGGGGCCCTCATGCCGGGCATGGCGACCAACGCGCAGCTGGACGAGTTGCGGAAGGCCAGTGGCCGCGAGGCCGAGGTCCTGTACCTGAAGCTCATGACGGAGCACCACAGGGGCGGGGTCCACATGGCCGAGGGCTGTGTCCAGAGGTGCTCGGTGGAGATCGAGCGCGGCCTCGCCCAGGGCATGGTCGACGCGCAGAAGTCCGAGATGCTGCTGATGGCGGACATGCTGAGGAAGCGCGGCGCCTGA
- a CDS encoding CBS domain-containing protein, producing MTTAKDIMHPGAQWIPAHETLDRAAQLMRNLNVGALPVADENERLCGIITDRDIVVGCVAMGHDPARTTCGEMCKGTPRWVESGADVGAVLEEMQGHQIRRLPVIEDKRLVGMISEADLAQHLSDEQLKAFCESVYAPS from the coding sequence ATGACCACGGCGAAGGACATCATGCATCCCGGGGCCCAGTGGATCCCGGCACACGAGACGCTCGACCGCGCCGCCCAGCTGATGCGCAATCTGAACGTGGGCGCACTGCCCGTCGCCGACGAGAACGAACGGCTCTGCGGCATCATCACGGACCGCGACATCGTGGTCGGCTGTGTGGCCATGGGCCACGACCCGGCGCGGACGACCTGCGGTGAGATGTGCAAGGGCACCCCGCGCTGGGTCGAGTCGGGCGCGGACGTGGGGGCGGTCCTGGAGGAGATGCAGGGCCACCAGATCCGGCGCCTTCCCGTCATCGAGGACAAGCGTCTGGTCGGCATGATCAGCGAGGCGGATCTGGCCCAGCACCTGTCGGACGAGCAGCTGAAGGCGTTCTGCGAGAGCGTCTACGCGCCGTCCTGA
- a CDS encoding alpha/beta fold hydrolase, which yields MTFEGFRRIGGVAHHVLVDGSGPVCVLSAGLGLSWFDWDPVVPLLARHRTVVRFDRPGHGLSQPAAGPPTAAGEAHRIAAVLDALEVPGPATVVGHSIAGFHAEAFARLHPDRTAALLLVDPSVEEHPRTPRAPGAVTGALGAVLSAAGVPAALGPAVRRAAVRHDPAPAALVRRVYRTSRVLRGTLLENAHYGAVAAQLLGLRAGHPLPPRLPVTVLAAPDGSARWERRQRALARRLGARYEAAEPSGHLVMLDRPDAVADAVLRPAQDGA from the coding sequence ATGACCTTCGAGGGGTTCCGCCGGATCGGCGGCGTCGCCCACCACGTCCTCGTCGACGGCTCGGGGCCCGTCTGCGTGCTGAGCGCGGGACTCGGCCTGAGCTGGTTCGACTGGGACCCCGTCGTCCCGCTCCTCGCCCGGCACCGTACGGTCGTCCGCTTCGACCGCCCCGGACACGGCCTCTCCCAGCCCGCCGCCGGACCGCCCACCGCCGCCGGCGAGGCCCACCGGATCGCCGCCGTCCTCGACGCCCTGGAAGTCCCCGGGCCCGCCACCGTCGTGGGGCACTCCATCGCCGGGTTCCACGCCGAGGCCTTCGCCCGGCTCCACCCCGACCGGACCGCCGCCCTGCTGCTCGTCGACCCCTCCGTCGAGGAACACCCCCGCACGCCCCGCGCCCCCGGAGCCGTCACGGGCGCCCTCGGAGCCGTACTCTCCGCCGCCGGAGTCCCCGCCGCCCTCGGCCCGGCGGTCCGCCGCGCCGCCGTCCGCCACGACCCGGCCCCCGCCGCCCTCGTCCGCCGCGTCTACCGCACCTCACGGGTGCTGCGCGGCACCCTCCTGGAGAACGCCCACTACGGAGCCGTCGCCGCCCAGCTCCTCGGCCTGCGCGCCGGCCACCCGCTCCCGCCCCGACTCCCCGTCACCGTCCTCGCCGCGCCCGACGGCTCCGCCCGCTGGGAGCGCCGCCAGCGCGCACTGGCCCGCCGGCTCGGCGCCCGCTACGAGGCGGCCGAGCCGTCGGGCCATCTGGTCATGCTGGACCGCCCCGACGCGGTCGCGGACGCGGTCCTGCGCCCGGCTCAGGACGGCGCGTAG
- a CDS encoding DUF998 domain-containing protein, protein MPGNVTRASAALLALGALAYTAWVLEVLVRTGLDPVRTYVSELAAADQPLGAFFRTTDLVSGALVLAGAVLGAIGTRRPGRPWALLGWGALALFGAATVADSRLPLSCAATADPACAARETAGLVPATHTAHAVSSGLAMTGALVALVALTLAARRYGRWPPLARTGPVVVALELAATVWTLAAVAAFEAGHGTWALGAAQRAQVLLLAGWLALLAYSLATTAPEETP, encoded by the coding sequence ATGCCCGGAAACGTGACGCGCGCCTCGGCCGCCCTGCTCGCCCTCGGCGCGCTCGCGTACACCGCGTGGGTCCTCGAAGTCCTCGTCAGGACCGGGCTCGACCCGGTCCGGACGTACGTCTCCGAACTCGCCGCCGCCGACCAGCCGCTGGGCGCCTTCTTCCGGACCACCGACCTGGTGTCCGGCGCGCTGGTCCTCGCCGGGGCCGTCCTCGGCGCCATCGGCACCCGGCGGCCCGGCCGGCCCTGGGCGCTGCTCGGCTGGGGCGCGCTCGCCCTCTTCGGGGCCGCCACCGTCGCCGACTCGCGCCTGCCGCTCAGCTGCGCCGCGACCGCCGACCCCGCATGCGCGGCCCGCGAGACCGCCGGACTCGTGCCCGCCACCCATACGGCCCACGCCGTCAGCTCCGGTCTCGCCATGACCGGCGCCCTCGTCGCCCTGGTCGCCCTGACCCTCGCCGCCCGCCGCTACGGCCGCTGGCCGCCCCTCGCCCGCACCGGCCCGGTCGTCGTCGCCCTGGAGCTCGCCGCCACCGTCTGGACCCTCGCCGCCGTCGCCGCCTTCGAGGCCGGGCACGGCACCTGGGCGCTCGGCGCGGCCCAGCGGGCCCAGGTGCTCCTCCTCGCCGGGTGGCTCGCCCTCCTCGCCTACTCCCTCGCGACCACCGCGCCCGAGGAGACACCATGA